A genomic window from Melopsittacus undulatus isolate bMelUnd1 chromosome 7, bMelUnd1.mat.Z, whole genome shotgun sequence includes:
- the NKX3-2 gene encoding homeobox protein Nkx-3.2, giving the protein MAVRGGSALTPFSIQAILNKKEERARHAAGRPPPPGPAGGWRLCGAAEGPPLPSPAPRVPAPRTPAGWDSDSALSEDPEGERRSEEESAGASVRPAEVTGGGRPEVAEEAQPPEAAERDAAGLSDSEMSAAVSDRSPPEEEEGVGKCGNLLPGEEEAVAPKPRKKRSRAAFSHAQVFELERRFNHQRYLSGPERADLAASLKLTETQVKIWFQNRRYKTKRRQMAADLLAAAPAAKKVAVKVLVRDDQRQYHPGEVLRPPSLLSFQPSYYYPYYCLPGWALSTCAAAAGTQ; this is encoded by the exons ATGGCTGTGCGCGGCGGCAGCGCCCTGACGCCTTTCTCCATCCAGGCCATCCTCAACAAGAAGGAGGAGCGCGCCCGCCACGCCGCGGGGCGGCCGCCGCCACCCGGGCCGGCCGGTGGCTGGAGGCTGTGCGGAGCCGCCGAGGGCCCGCCGCTCCCGTCACCCGCACCCCGCGTCCCGGCACCGCGGACACCAGCCGGCTGGGACTCGGACTCTGCGCTCAGCGAGGACCCCGAGGGCGAGCGGCGCTCCGAGGAGGAGAGCGCCGGTGCCAGCGTCCGCCCCGCCGAAGTCACAGGCGGCGGGCGGCCGGAGGTGGCAGAGGAGGCGCAGCCCCCAGAGGCGGCGGAGCGGGACGCCGCCGGCCTCAGTGACAGCGAGATGTCGGCCGCCGTCTCGG ATCGCAGCCCcccggaggaggaggaaggagtgggcAAGTGCGGGAATCTGTtgccaggagaggaggaggcagtAGCGCCGAAGCCGCGGAAGAAGCGCTCCCGCGCAGCTTTTTCCCACGCTCAGGTCTTCGAGCTGGAGCGGCGCTTCAACCACCAGCGGTACCTGTCGGGGCCCGAGCGGGCCGACCTGGCGGCCTCGCTGAAGCTCACCGAGACACAGGTGAAGATCTGGTTCCAGAACCGGCGGTACAAGACCAAGCGGCGGCAGATGGCCGCCGACCTCCTGGCCGCTGCCCCCGCCGCCAAGAAGGTGGCCGTCAAGGTGCTGGTGCGCGACGACCAGAGACAGTACCACCCCGGCGAGGTGCTGCGGCCGCCCTCGCTGCTCTCCTTCCAGCCCTCCTACTACTACCCCTACTACTGCCTGCCCGGGTGGGCTCTGTCCACCTGCGCCGCAGCCGCCGGCACCCAGTGA